The following is a genomic window from Mycolicibacterium sp. TY81.
TCGGCCATCTGGGTCGTCGACACCAACAAGGAGCACCTGGCCGTTTCCGAGGCCATCAAGCTCGGCATCCCGGTCATCGCGATCCTGGACACCAACTGCGATCCCGACCAGGTCAACTACCCGATCCCGGGTAACGACGACGCCATCCGCAGCGCCGCGCTGCTGACCAAGGTGATCGCCTCCGCGGTTGCCGAGGGTCTGCAGGCCCGCTCGGGTGCCAAGACCGAGGCCGAAGGCGCCGAGCCGCTCGCCGAGTGGGAGCAGGAACTGCTCGCCGGTGCGACCGCCGGCACCGACGCTGCCGCTGAGACCACCGAAACCACCACCACAGAAAGCTGAGATGGCTAACTACACCGCTGCTGACGTAAAGCGACTGCGGGAGCTCACCGGCTCCGGCATGCTCGACTGCAAGAACGCACTGGTTGAGACCGAGGGTGACTTCGACAAGGCCGTCGAGGTCCTGCGCATCAAGGGTGCCAAGGACGTCGGCAAGCGCGCTGAGCGCGCCACCGCCGAGGGCCTGGTCGCCGCCAAGGACGGCGCCCTCATCGAGCTGAACTCCGAGACCGACTTCGTCGCCAAGAACGCCGAATTCCAGGCTCTCGCGGACCAGATCCTCACCGCTGCCGTCGCGGCCAAGGCCAACGACGTGGAGACCCTCAAGGCCGCCACCGTCGACGGCACCACCGTCGAGCAGCTGGTCGCGGACCTGTCCGCGAAGATCGGCGAGAAGCTCGAACTGCGCCGGGTCGCCTACTTCGACGGCACCGTCGAGACCTACCTGCACAAGCGTGCCGCGGACCTGCCGCCGGCCGTGGGTGTGCTGGTCGAGTACAACGGTGCTTCCGAAGAGGCCGCTCACGCGGTCGCGCTGCAGATCGCCGCGCTGAAGGCCAAGTACCTCACCCGTGAGGACGTGCCCGCCGACCTGGTCGCCAACGAGCGTCGTATCGCCGAGGAGACCGCCAAGGAAGAGGGCAAGCCCGAGGCCGCACTGCCGAAGATCGTCGAAGGCCGCGTCACCGGCTTCTACAAGGACGTCGTGCTGCTCGACCAGCCGTCGGTGTCCGACAACAAGAAGACCGTGAAGGCCCTGCTGGACGAGGCCGGCGTCACCGTGACCCGCTTCGTGCGGTTCGAGGTCGGCCAGCAGTAAGAACTTGGGCAGCACACCCGCTGCTCACTGACAAAACCCCGCGCACAAACCCGGCGATCCCGGAGTGCGCGGGGTTTTGCTTTTGTCCGGCTAGGGCCGGGGCAGCTTGCGGTGCAACGGATTCGTCGTCACCGGCGCGCGGCGGCGACTCGTGGGCAGGCTCTGGACGACATCGGGGCGGTCCGCCGTGGCGCGGGTGGCGTCCTGCGCCCGCATGCCCGGCGAGTTGCCGGCGCCCAGGGCGGGCGCTCCGATTCGGCGCCTGGCCGCGCCGCTGCATCTCGGACACGGCGTATCGGCGGGCACGCTCGCCATCGAATGTTGTTCGGTGAAGTCCGGGCAACCCTGTCCACACCGGAATACGTAGGTAGGCACAACGACACCATAAGCCCTATCCGCCAACGTCATCCGGATGTAACTTGCCCGAACCGCAGACGAGACACCTTCAGTATTGAATACTTCCATTCGGAAGCAAGTGTGTTTGTGTCGCTAGGAGGTCAATGTGCCGGAATTGCTGTTCCCCTTGGATTCGGCGAAGAAGTTCACCGACCAACAGTTGGTCGGCCACAACCGATGGCACCCGGACATCCCGCCGGCCGTCACCGTCAAGCCGGGGGACAGCTTCCGGGCGCACTGCCGCGAGTGGTTCGACGGTGCCATCCACAACGACGACTCGGCCGAGGACATCCTCAACGCGCCACTCAAGGGCGTGCACTGCCTGTCCGGGCCGTTCGCGATCGAGGGCGCCGAGCCGGGTGACCTGCTGATCGTCGACATCCTCGACGTCGGGCCCATTCCGCAGGAAGACTCGGGGCCGCTGGCTGGGCAGGGCTGGGGATACACCGGCATCTTCGCCAAGCAGAACGGCGGCGGGTTCCTCACCGACCAATTCCCCGACGCCTACAAGGCGATCTGGGACTTCTCGGGGCAGAAGGCCACCTCGCGCCACGTGCCCCATGTGAAGTACACCGGCATCGTGCATCCCGGCCTCATGGGCACCGCGCCGTCGGCGGCGCTGCTGGCCAAATGGAACGCCCGCGAAGGCGCGTTGATCGCGACCGATCCCGACCGCGTGCCGCCGCTGGCATTGCCGCCCGAACCGCAGGACGCGATCCTGGGCTCATTGCGCGGCGATGCCTTCACCAAGGCTGCCGCCGAGGCCGCCCGCACCGCGCCGCCCCGCGAGAACGGCGGAAACCAGGACATCAAGAACCTCACCAAGGGCAGCCGGGTGTTCTATCCGGTGTTCGTCCCCGGCGCGAACCTGTCGTTCGGCGACCTGCACTTCTCGCAGGGCGACGGCGAGATCACGTTCTGCGGCGCGATCGAGATGGGCGGGTTCATGGACCTGCACGTGGATCTGATCAAGGGCGGCATGGAAACCTACGGCGTGCATGAGAACGCGATCTTCATGCCCGGCAACACCGACCCGCAGTACTCGGAATGGCTGGCGTTCTCCGGCACCTCGGTGACGCTCGACGGCGAGCAGAAATACCTCGACTCGGATCTGGCCTACCAGCGCGCATGTCTGCACGCCATCGACTACCTGACGAAGTTCGGCTACAGCCCGGAGCAGGCCTACCTGCTGCTCGGATCCGCGCCGATCGAGGGCCGGCTCTCCGGCGTGGTGGACATCCCGAATTCCTGTGCGACGGTGTACATCCCGACGGCGATCTTCGATTTCCCGGTGGCGCCGTCGGCATCGGGGCCCTACCAGATCGATCCCGGAATGGGCGCGCCACACGCCAGTTTCTGATCCCGCAGCCGGCAGCCAGTTCCCCGATTACCTTGGGGGACTGGCTGTTTGGCGGGTACCGGTGTCAGCCGCGCAGGTCTGCCGGGGAGCTCGAACCCTGCAGGACGCCCAGCAGCTCGGTCAGGGCTTCGGGCTGCAGCGACGCTGACGTGCACAGCGCGGCCAGCTGTTCGGACTTGTTGAGCCGATCCCGGATCTGGCGGTACAGCGCGCTGCCCCGGCGGGTCTGGTAGACCAACACCCGCCGGCGATCGACCACATCGGCCTTGCGCAGCACCAGATTGTCGTCGACCATCCCGTCGACGAGCCGGGTCAGACTCGGCCCGGGCAGCAGCGTCACCTCGGCCAGTGCCGTCATCGGTTTTCCGGCGCCACCCTCGAGTGCGGCCAGCACGTGCCACTGACGCACCGTCAGACCGCCCAGGTGATCGGTCACGACGCGGTCCAGTTCGAAGGCGACCGACTTCACCAGTCGAGCGAGTTCCTCGATGGTGTCAGCACGGGCGCCGGGCTTCATCTCCATGGTGGCGCCCAGCCTACCGTGGTCGGACCTGTCGTCTCGCCGTGAAACAGCGCTGATCGGAAGGTATCTTCAAAATGAATTCTGGCCACCCGGCCGCCGGACGTCGTGGTCGTCGCGATTGGTGTGGCAGGGCTGGGCTGGTCTCCCAAGGTGAGGTGATGGTGAATCCGAAACCTGCGACGACTCCCGCGCGCCCCGACCGGGATGCGGTCGACATTGCGCTCGTGGTGCCGTTGAGCGGGCCCGCCGGGATGTTCGGACCGTCGTGCGAGGCGAGCGCCGAACTGGCCGCTGAGGACATCAACGCCGCCGGCGGCATCCTGGACCGGCCGGTTCGCATTCATGCCGTTGACGCCGGCGCGCCGTTGAACGAGCTCGCGGACGAACTGGGCCGCCTGGTGGCCCAGCAGCAGATCGACGCCGTGGTGGGCTGGCACCTGTCGAATGCGCGGCGGGTCATCACCCCGCAGACGGCCGGGCGGGTGCCCTACGTGTACACCACGTTCTACGAGGGCGGCGAGAGCACCGACGGCGTGTACATGGTGGGGGAAACGCCGGAGCAGCAACTGTTTCCGGCGTTGACGTGGTTGCGTGAGCACCTCGGGCTGAAACGCTGGTGCATCGTCGGCAACGACTACATCTGGCCGCGGCAGACCGCCCGCGTGACCAAGGAGTACATGTGGCGGTCGGGCCTCGAGTTCGTCGGCGAGGCATTCGTTCCGTTGGGCGGGCGAGATTTCCGGACGATGCTCGACGTCATCACCGCCTCGGATGCCGACGGGGTGCTGGTGTTGATGGTGGGTGCGGACAACGCGGCGTTCAATCGCGCGTTCGCCCGCGCCGGCCTGGACCAGAGCGTCGTGCGCCTGTCGTTGATGATCGGTGAGGATGTGTTGTGCGCCAGCGGAAGTGGGGCGACCACCGGCCTGTACACCGCGTGCGGCTACTTCGAGAGCCTCCCCACGGAGGTGAACATGGGGTTCGGCTCGCACTATCTGCAGCGGTTCGGCAGTGCGGCCCCGGCTCTCAACAACATCGGTGAATCCTGTTACGAGGGACTGTTGTTGCTCACCGCGCTGGCGCAGACGGCCCGCAGCCTGGAGGTGGCCGCGATCGACCGGGCGCGCTCCAATGTCGCCTACCAGGGTCCGCGCGGCGAGGTCGTCATGCGTGGTGCTCATACTCGTCAACCCGTGTACCTCGCCAGCGCAGACCAACTCGAATTCGATGTGATCGCCGAACTCACCCCCTGACCGACAGTCATGGCCCCGCCCGGTGCTCTGGGCGAGGCCATGACGGTGCGTCAGCTCGACTGCGGTGTCACCGCAGTTTTCAGTAGTTCCGCGCTGGTGAAATCGGTGTAGCCGTCCTTCTTGCACATGTCATGGCAGTCCTTGGTGAGCGTGCAGGTCAGCGAGGACACGGTGCCGTGGTGGAAGGGGCAGTCGTGGACCATGTCCGGCAGCTCGTACCGCTTCTGGTCGACGACGTCCAGCAGCGTCTGGCCCGCCCACAGCGGCTCCTTCTCGATCTCCTCACGAAGCGGATTGCGCCGCGCCAGGTAGTACTTGCCCTTCGTCGCGATGCACATCACCGGTGACAGCACGAAGGACAGCGTCAGCGCCAGGTAGGGCGACCAGGCCGCGAGGAAATCTCCGAAAGCGTGGTAGAAGGCCATGATCGAGAACACCGAACCGACCAGCATCGAGACGAATCCGACCGGATTGATGCTGTAGAGGTAGGCCCGCTTGAACTCGACGTACGACGGGCTGAGCTTGAGCAGTGGCTTGTTGATCACGAGGTCGGCGACGATCGCACCGATCCAGGCGATCGCGACATTCGAGTAGAACCCGAGAATGGTGTTGAGCACGGCGAACATGTCGCTGAGCATCAGTGCCAGCGCGATGGCGATGTGCAGACCGAGGTACACCACCCGGCCCGGGTGCACGTGCAGCACCCGGCTGAAGAAGTTCGACCAGGACAACGAGCCCGAATATGCGTTTGTCACATTGATTTTCACCTGCGACAGCAACACCATCAGCGTGGCCAGACCGAGGGCGAGGGCGTCGTTGTGGATGACCGAGCCGAAGCCGCCGAGGAACTGCTCGATGGGTTCGGTGGCGGCCGCGAAACCGACCTTGCCCGCGACGTAGAAGGCCAGGAAGGCGCCGCAGATCTGTTTGGCCGCACCGAGAATCACCCAGCCGGGGCCGGCGGCGAGCACCGCGGCCCACCAGCGCAGCGGCGGTGTTTCCGACTTCTCGGGCATGAAGCGCAGGTAGTCGACCTGTTCACCGATCTGGGCGATGAGCGACAACGCCACGCCGGCGCCCGCGCCGACTCCGATGGCCGTCACCTGCTCGCTGCCGCCGTTGCCCGCCCAGCTCAGGAACCCGTGGAAGCCCGCCGGATCCGCGGTCGCGATGAAGGCGATGGGGGCGACGAACAGGATCAGCCACAACGGCTGGGTCCAGACCTGGAACTTGGCCAGGGCGGTCATGCCGTAGAGCACGAGCGGGATGATGATCAGTGAGCCGATGATGTAGCCGACGGCCAGTGGAATGCCGAACGCCAATTTCATCGCCTGCGCCATGATCGCGCCTTCGAGCGCGAAGAAGATGAAGCAGAAGCTGGCGTAGATGAGGCTCGTCAGGGTTGAGCCGAAGTATCCGAAACCGGCTCCGCGCGTGAGCAGGTCCATGTCGATGTTGTATTTGGCGGCGTAATACGCGATCGGGATGCCGGTGAGGAAGATCGTGACCGCGGCGACCAGGATCGCGACGACCGCGCTGGCCGCGCCGTGGGTGACGGCGATCGAGGCGCCGATGGAGTAGTCGGCGAGGTAGGCGATGCCGCCCAAGGCGGCCACGGCACATGCCATCGGCGACCATTTGCGAAAAGACTTGGGTGCGTAGCGAAGTGAGAAGTCCTCGATGGTGTCCTGGTTGGCCCAGGTGACGAAGCGGGACCAAGGGCCGACGCGGGCGGCGGCCATCGGTTGGCCGTGCACTTCGTCTAGGGATTGCTCGGTAGTCATGAACGCGTTTCCTGTCGAATCCGTCGTAATCGCCAGTGATGCAATGCATCAGGCAGGCAGGTCGGATACGGGCGCCGATGACCGGACCGGTCTGCGACCTGCAGCAGCCGGGTCGAACGGAAATTAGCACCAGTTACTTCCATATGGCACTAGTTCAAATGGAAAGTTACGCCGGGGAAACTGGGCGTTTACGCAGCGCGCTCAACGGTGCACGCAGCCGGTGTCCGGACTCACAACGTGAAATCTGAGGGTAAGGCGGGCTGGTGGTACTGCTTGGTACCGTGGGTGCCATGACACGCATCAGCACATTCGGTGACGACGCCCTCGGCGACCTCGACGCGGTCGGTGTCGCCGACGCGATCCGCAGCGGTGCGGTATCGGCGGTCGAGGTGGTGCAGGCGGCGATCGCCCGGACCGAGAAGGCGCAGCCCGAACTGAACGGCATGGCGTACGAAGCCTTCGAGCAGGCTGTTGAAAAGGCGAATGCGCCAAGACCTTTCGGGGGATTCTTCGACGGGGTACCGACGTTCATCAAGGACAACGTCGCGGTCGGCGGCTGGCCCACCATGCAGGGCGCCGACGCCTGGGCGCCCCGGCCGGTGCCGGCCGACGGGGAGTGGGCGCGCCTGTACCTGTCGACGGGGCTGGTGGCCCTCGGGAAGACACAGCTGTCGGAGTTCGGTTTCAGCGCCTCGGCCGAGCATCCCCGGCTGGGCCCGGTGCGCAACCCGTGGGACACCATGGTGACCGCGGGGGCGTCGTCGTCCGGGTCGGGGGCGTTCGTCGCGGCCGGCGTGGTGCCCATCGCCCACGCGAACGACGGCGGCGGTTCCATCCGAATCCCGGCTTCCTGCAACGGATTGGTCGGTCTCAAGCCCACCCGTGGCCGCTTGCCGCTGGACCGTGAGACCCGGATGCCGCTGCAGATCGTCGCCAACGGCGTCCTCACCCGCAGCGTCCGGGACACCGCGGCGTTCTACCGCGAAGCCGAGCGCGTCTACCGGAACCCGAAACTGCCGGCCATCGGCGACGTCACCGCACCCGGTCGGCGCCGGCAGCGTATTGCGGTGTGCACGAGCTCGATCGGCCGGGACGCCAGTCCGGAGATCCGGGACCTGACGATGCAGACCGCGGCCCGGCTGGAGGAGCTCGGCCATCGCGTCACCGAGATCGGCAACCCGGCACCGGAACCGTTCCGCGACGACTTCCTGCTCTACTGGTCTTTCCTGGCCTTTGCGCTGGTCCGTAGTGGAAAACGCACCTTCGGCCCCAGCTTCGATCGCGGCAGGTTGGACAACCTGACCCTGGGACTGGAAGCAAAGGCGGCGCGCAATCTGCACCGCGTGCCGGCCGCCATCGCCCGGCTGGCCGCGTCACGGCGCATTCCGGCGCGCCTGGCCCGCGACTACGACGTGGTGCTCACCCCGACCCTCAGCGAGGTCACCCCGCCGATCGGGCACCTGGACCCGACTGCCGACTTCGACCAGGTCATGTCGCGGCTCATCGACTGGGTCGGCTTCACGCCGCTGCAGAACGCCAGTGGCGCCCCGGCGGTTTCGCTGCCGCTGGCCCGGTCCGCGTCGGGACTGCCGGTCGGCATGATGTTCGGCGCGGCGGCGGGGCAGGAGGCGACGCTGCTGGCACTGGCGTTCGAGCTCGAGCGGGAAATCGGTTGGCCGTCGCTCGCGGCGCGCTGACGTCGACCGGCCGGCGGGGCTATTTTTGCTCGACGCAAGCAGCGGCAACGGCCGCTTTGTCGGGCGGCCAGCCTTATGCTGTCTCACAGGTTGCGTCAATTGGGGGTGTGCATGACTGTCGGGCCCGAGAACGGGGCTGAAAGGCAGCCGTGGAAGTCGTCGGCTCAAGGCGGCGGGCCGGAGCCCGCGCCCGGGTCCGAGCCGAGTTCGCCGCCGGTGCCCCCGGCGGGTCCCACCCCGAATCCGACACCGGAGTTCACGCCCCCGGCACCCCCGGCAGAACCGCAGGGTTCCGTCCGCTGGCAGGACCCGGCCACGGCCAAGCCGCGGCAGCCGACCGTCGCCGAGGCCCGGGCCCGCGACAAGGCCAAGAGGGCGCGCGAAGCCGAAGAAGAGATCGAGCGGGTCAAAGCCGAGAAGGCGCGCAAGCGCGCGGCCACCGGCAAGAAGGTCCTCATCGGTTCGGCGGTCGGCGTCGGCGTGGTGGCGGTGGTCGCCGCCGGCTACGCGATCTTCCATCGCGATGATCAGATCAGCGCGTCCTGCGTCAAGGACGGCAGCAACGAAGTGGTGCCGGACAGTTACTGCAGCAGCGGCACCAACTACGGCGGCGGCAGCACGTTCTTGTACATGGGATCGCCGTACCGGTACTACTACGGCGGCTCCAACTCCGGCGTCGGCAGCATCGCCCACGGTGGCACCCTGACCCTGCCGAAAGGCACTACGGCCACAACGAAATCCGGCACCTCCATCTCCAAGTCGGGGTCGTCGGTGTCGCGCGGCGGCTTCGGTTCGTCGAGCCACGGAAGCTCCGGTAGCTGATGCGGCGCGAACGTCACGCCCCGCGACCGGGGTGGCAGCAGATCGTGGCCAGCCAGGGCATGTGTTTCGACACCCCGGCCACCGACGCACACGGGAATGACCGTCCGTACTGGGACGAGTCGGTGCACTACGTGTTCGACATGGACGAGGTGCTCTCGATCGAGGCCTCGGTCGAGGTGCTGCACTCGATGTGCCTGGAAGCCGTCGAGAACATCGTGCTGACCGAGCGCTACCGCGACTTCGGGTTGCCGGAGTGGAGCTGGCCGCACATCGAAAAGTCGTGGCGCCGTAGCGATCCGCACCTCTACGGCCGCTTCGACCTCCGCTACGACGGCCGCCGGCCCCCGGTTCTGCTGGAGTACAACGCCGACACCCCGACGTCGCTGCTCGAAGCCGCGATTCTGCAGTGGTACTGGAAGACCGACGTCTTTCCCGCCGACGACCAGTGGAACTCGCTGCACGAGAAGCTGGTGGAGCGGTGGAAGGAAATCCAGGATCGGTTGCCCGGCAACGAAACCCACTTCACCTGGTCCTCTGCGGACACCAGCGGTGAGGACAACGTGACGCTGGCCTACCTGCAGGAGTGCGCCGCCGAGGCCGGGATGAACACCGTCGGCCTGGCCATCGAGCAACTGGGCTGGGACCGGGACCTCAATCGCTTCGTGGATCTGGAAGACGCCCCGATCTCGACGCTGTTCAAGCTCTACCCCTGGGAATGGGTGCTCGACGACGAATTCGGCAAGTACGCAGCCGAATCCCTGCCGGAGACCATGTGGATCGAGCCGCTGTGGAAGTCGCTGCTCAGCAACAAGGCCATCCTGGCGGTGCTGTGGGAGATGTACCCGGGGCACCCGAACCTGCTGCCGGCCTACATCGATGATCCGCACGAGCTGACCGAGTACGTCCGCAAGCCCAAACTCGGGCGCGAGGGGGCGAACGTCACGATCGTCGGCGCGGGTTACGAGACGCAGACCGGTGGTGTGTACGGCGAAGAGGGCTACGTGTACCAGTTGCTCGACCCGCTACCGCAGTTCGACGACATGCGTCCCGCGTTGGGCGCCTGGATCGTCGGCGACGAATCGGCCGGCCTCGGTATCCGCGAGACCTCGGGTCTGGTCACCGACAACGGCGCAGCCTTTGTGCCCCACCGCATCCCGCAGTGACCGGAAGGAAACGAACTTCATGACCCTGACCGCTCTTGGCAACGACTACTGGTCCATCGTCGGACACGGCGCGTCGGCCATCGCGCTGTACGCGATCGTCGGCGGCGCGCTGATGATCCTCGGCTTCTTCGTGATCGACTGGACCACGCCGGGACCGTTGCGCGAGCTGGTCCGCTCGGGCCGGCCGAATGCCGCGGCGGTGGCCGCCTCGGGGGTGCTGTCGATGGCCTTCATCGTGGTGCTCGCCATCTACAGCTCGACGGGCGACCTGGCCGGCGGCCTGATCAAGACGCTGGTCTTCGGCCTCGTCGGCATTGCCGCACAGGCGCTTTCGGTGCGCCTCATCGGCGCCGTCAAGGGCCTCGACATCGGCGAGATGCTCCACGAGGAGAAGTTCTCCCCGGTCGTGCTCGACGTCGCGGCCGCGTACCTGGCGTTCGGCCTGATCGTCGCCGCCGCGATCCTCTAGTCGGGCGGCATCAGGCTCGTCAGCGTCTCGCGGAACTGCCGGCGCTGGGCCGGGTTCAAGTTGGCCAGCAGGGCGTCGTCGGCGGCGCGAATCCCGGCGTCGGTCTTGCCCAGCAGGGTGCGGCCGGCCCGGGTCAGCTCGGTGGGCCGGGAGCGTCCGGCCGCGACGGTCGAGGGCCGGGTAATCAGGTCGCGGTCCTGCAGCGCGCGCACCACGATGTTCATCGCCTGTGGTGACACCCCGATGAAGCGGGCCATCTCGGCATTGGACATGCCGGAGCGGTTGTCCAATATGCGCAGGCAGACGTACTGCGGGAAGCTCAGGCCGAGCGGTTCGAGAACGTTGGCGGTGATCTCGGCGCGCAGCGCGTTGGCGATACGGCTGAGCAGATAGCCCAGGGGTGCGTCTTCACCTTCGAACATGTCAATTATATTGACATATATCAAGCCCGTTGATAAACCGGAGGTATGACCAGACCCACAGATGCCATGTTCGAAAGCGCGTACCGCGGCGAGGCTCCCGAGATGGGTGCCCGGCCGCCGTGGAGCATCGGCGTGCCGCAGCCCGAGATCGCCGCGCTGATCGACGCCGGCAAGGTGCACGGCGACGTCCTCGACGCCGGTTGCGGCGAGGCCGCCACCGCGATCTATCTGGCCGAGCGCGGCTTCACCACCGTGGGTCTGGACCAGTCGGCCACCGCCATCGAACTGGCCCGGGCCGAAGCTGCCCGGCGCGGCGCCCACAATGCCAGCTTCGAGGTCGCCGACATCAGCGACTTCACCGGGTACGACGGCCGCTTCGGCACCATCATCGACAGCACGCTGTTCCACTCCATGCCCGTCGAACTCCGGGACGGCTACCAGCGCTCGATCGTGCGCGCCGCCGCGCCCGGCGCCACCTACATCGTTCTCGTCTTCGACCGCGGCGGCATGCCCGCCGGCCCGGCCAACCCGGTGACCGAGGACGAGCTGCGCGACGTCGTCGGCAAGTACTGGGTGATCGACGACATCTCCCCGGCCCGCATCCACGGCAACATGCCCGACGGTTTCGGCGCGACCGGCGCACCCGGCGGAGGTTTCGCCGACGTCGACGTCAGGGACGAGCCGAACGGACTCAAGTCGGTTCGCGCGTGGTTGTTGCAGGCGCACCTGGGGTAGTCCGTCGGGTAGCCGCCCGCCCATCGGGTTCCACCCTCCTTGCCTCCGGCACGATCGCCATGAGGCAGGATGGAGCCGCTGCCGATCGCCGGGGCAGTTGTGACTTGTGGGGACCGAAGGAGTCTGATGGCCAGCCCAGACAACGAGGCAGACAACGGTGGCCAGGGTTTGATCCGGCCGGCCTACAAGCGGGTATTGCTCAAGCTCGGTGGTGAGATGTTCGGCGGCGGCGCGGTGGGCCT
Proteins encoded in this region:
- the tsf gene encoding translation elongation factor Ts; the encoded protein is MANYTAADVKRLRELTGSGMLDCKNALVETEGDFDKAVEVLRIKGAKDVGKRAERATAEGLVAAKDGALIELNSETDFVAKNAEFQALADQILTAAVAAKANDVETLKAATVDGTTVEQLVADLSAKIGEKLELRRVAYFDGTVETYLHKRAADLPPAVGVLVEYNGASEEAAHAVALQIAALKAKYLTREDVPADLVANERRIAEETAKEEGKPEAALPKIVEGRVTGFYKDVVLLDQPSVSDNKKTVKALLDEAGVTVTRFVRFEVGQQ
- a CDS encoding zinc ribbon domain-containing protein produces the protein MPTYVFRCGQGCPDFTEQHSMASVPADTPCPRCSGAARRRIGAPALGAGNSPGMRAQDATRATADRPDVVQSLPTSRRRAPVTTNPLHRKLPRP
- the fmdA gene encoding formamidase, with the protein product MPELLFPLDSAKKFTDQQLVGHNRWHPDIPPAVTVKPGDSFRAHCREWFDGAIHNDDSAEDILNAPLKGVHCLSGPFAIEGAEPGDLLIVDILDVGPIPQEDSGPLAGQGWGYTGIFAKQNGGGFLTDQFPDAYKAIWDFSGQKATSRHVPHVKYTGIVHPGLMGTAPSAALLAKWNAREGALIATDPDRVPPLALPPEPQDAILGSLRGDAFTKAAAEAARTAPPRENGGNQDIKNLTKGSRVFYPVFVPGANLSFGDLHFSQGDGEITFCGAIEMGGFMDLHVDLIKGGMETYGVHENAIFMPGNTDPQYSEWLAFSGTSVTLDGEQKYLDSDLAYQRACLHAIDYLTKFGYSPEQAYLLLGSAPIEGRLSGVVDIPNSCATVYIPTAIFDFPVAPSASGPYQIDPGMGAPHASF
- a CDS encoding MarR family winged helix-turn-helix transcriptional regulator, whose protein sequence is MEMKPGARADTIEELARLVKSVAFELDRVVTDHLGGLTVRQWHVLAALEGGAGKPMTALAEVTLLPGPSLTRLVDGMVDDNLVLRKADVVDRRRVLVYQTRRGSALYRQIRDRLNKSEQLAALCTSASLQPEALTELLGVLQGSSSPADLRG
- a CDS encoding substrate-binding domain-containing protein; translated protein: MVNPKPATTPARPDRDAVDIALVVPLSGPAGMFGPSCEASAELAAEDINAAGGILDRPVRIHAVDAGAPLNELADELGRLVAQQQIDAVVGWHLSNARRVITPQTAGRVPYVYTTFYEGGESTDGVYMVGETPEQQLFPALTWLREHLGLKRWCIVGNDYIWPRQTARVTKEYMWRSGLEFVGEAFVPLGGRDFRTMLDVITASDADGVLVLMVGADNAAFNRAFARAGLDQSVVRLSLMIGEDVLCASGSGATTGLYTACGYFESLPTEVNMGFGSHYLQRFGSAAPALNNIGESCYEGLLLLTALAQTARSLEVAAIDRARSNVAYQGPRGEVVMRGAHTRQPVYLASADQLEFDVIAELTP
- a CDS encoding cytosine permease translates to MTTEQSLDEVHGQPMAAARVGPWSRFVTWANQDTIEDFSLRYAPKSFRKWSPMACAVAALGGIAYLADYSIGASIAVTHGAASAVVAILVAAVTIFLTGIPIAYYAAKYNIDMDLLTRGAGFGYFGSTLTSLIYASFCFIFFALEGAIMAQAMKLAFGIPLAVGYIIGSLIIIPLVLYGMTALAKFQVWTQPLWLILFVAPIAFIATADPAGFHGFLSWAGNGGSEQVTAIGVGAGAGVALSLIAQIGEQVDYLRFMPEKSETPPLRWWAAVLAAGPGWVILGAAKQICGAFLAFYVAGKVGFAAATEPIEQFLGGFGSVIHNDALALGLATLMVLLSQVKINVTNAYSGSLSWSNFFSRVLHVHPGRVVYLGLHIAIALALMLSDMFAVLNTILGFYSNVAIAWIGAIVADLVINKPLLKLSPSYVEFKRAYLYSINPVGFVSMLVGSVFSIMAFYHAFGDFLAAWSPYLALTLSFVLSPVMCIATKGKYYLARRNPLREEIEKEPLWAGQTLLDVVDQKRYELPDMVHDCPFHHGTVSSLTCTLTKDCHDMCKKDGYTDFTSAELLKTAVTPQSS
- a CDS encoding amidase gives rise to the protein MTRISTFGDDALGDLDAVGVADAIRSGAVSAVEVVQAAIARTEKAQPELNGMAYEAFEQAVEKANAPRPFGGFFDGVPTFIKDNVAVGGWPTMQGADAWAPRPVPADGEWARLYLSTGLVALGKTQLSEFGFSASAEHPRLGPVRNPWDTMVTAGASSSGSGAFVAAGVVPIAHANDGGGSIRIPASCNGLVGLKPTRGRLPLDRETRMPLQIVANGVLTRSVRDTAAFYREAERVYRNPKLPAIGDVTAPGRRRQRIAVCTSSIGRDASPEIRDLTMQTAARLEELGHRVTEIGNPAPEPFRDDFLLYWSFLAFALVRSGKRTFGPSFDRGRLDNLTLGLEAKAARNLHRVPAAIARLAASRRIPARLARDYDVVLTPTLSEVTPPIGHLDPTADFDQVMSRLIDWVGFTPLQNASGAPAVSLPLARSASGLPVGMMFGAAAGQEATLLALAFELEREIGWPSLAAR
- a CDS encoding glutathionylspermidine synthase family protein — protein: MRRERHAPRPGWQQIVASQGMCFDTPATDAHGNDRPYWDESVHYVFDMDEVLSIEASVEVLHSMCLEAVENIVLTERYRDFGLPEWSWPHIEKSWRRSDPHLYGRFDLRYDGRRPPVLLEYNADTPTSLLEAAILQWYWKTDVFPADDQWNSLHEKLVERWKEIQDRLPGNETHFTWSSADTSGEDNVTLAYLQECAAEAGMNTVGLAIEQLGWDRDLNRFVDLEDAPISTLFKLYPWEWVLDDEFGKYAAESLPETMWIEPLWKSLLSNKAILAVLWEMYPGHPNLLPAYIDDPHELTEYVRKPKLGREGANVTIVGAGYETQTGGVYGEEGYVYQLLDPLPQFDDMRPALGAWIVGDESAGLGIRETSGLVTDNGAAFVPHRIPQ
- a CDS encoding DUF350 domain-containing protein, with amino-acid sequence MTLTALGNDYWSIVGHGASAIALYAIVGGALMILGFFVIDWTTPGPLRELVRSGRPNAAAVAASGVLSMAFIVVLAIYSSTGDLAGGLIKTLVFGLVGIAAQALSVRLIGAVKGLDIGEMLHEEKFSPVVLDVAAAYLAFGLIVAAAIL
- a CDS encoding MarR family winged helix-turn-helix transcriptional regulator, translated to MFEGEDAPLGYLLSRIANALRAEITANVLEPLGLSFPQYVCLRILDNRSGMSNAEMARFIGVSPQAMNIVVRALQDRDLITRPSTVAAGRSRPTELTRAGRTLLGKTDAGIRAADDALLANLNPAQRRQFRETLTSLMPPD
- a CDS encoding class I SAM-dependent methyltransferase, translated to MTRPTDAMFESAYRGEAPEMGARPPWSIGVPQPEIAALIDAGKVHGDVLDAGCGEAATAIYLAERGFTTVGLDQSATAIELARAEAARRGAHNASFEVADISDFTGYDGRFGTIIDSTLFHSMPVELRDGYQRSIVRAAAPGATYIVLVFDRGGMPAGPANPVTEDELRDVVGKYWVIDDISPARIHGNMPDGFGATGAPGGGFADVDVRDEPNGLKSVRAWLLQAHLG